The genomic DNA ATCCCAGACCCGAACCGCGAATTGTATAAATTTTGCCACATTCCGCCGGAGGGTATATTTCATCCAAGCCGGAAAGACCACGGCCAATCCCGCGCCATGAGCCACATCATAAATGGCGCTCAATTCCTGCTCAATGAGATGGACCGCCCAGTCGCCGACCCGGCCGGTGCTTAACAGGTCGTTATGCGCCAACGTGCCGGACCACATCATCTCCGCGCGCGCGTCGTAATTGTCGGGTTTCTGCATCACAAGCTGTGTGTTCCGGATCATCGTTTTTAAGACCGCTTCGCAAAGCCGATCAGTAAGATCGACATGCGGGACGTCGGTGAAATAGCGTTCCATGACATGAGCCATGATATCCACTGCGCCACAGGCGGTCTGATACGGCGGAAGGGAATACGTGAGCTCCGGATTCATGATCGCAAACCGAGGCCGGTTGAAATCGCTATTCAATCCCCATTTGAGCCAGCCCTCCTCATTGGTAATGACAGAGCTACGGCTGGATTCGCTGCCGGCAGCCGGAATCGTCAGCACGACTCCCACCGGCAATGAACGTTCCGGAACGGTCTTGGCGGAGAAGAAATCCCAAACCTCGCCGGAATAGGGCACGCCGACGGCGATAGCCTTGGCGGAGTCAATGACACTACCGCCGCCGACCGCCAGGATGAAGTCGATGCCCTGCTCGCGGCAGAGCTTGATTCCATCCCGCACCAGACTGAGCCGGGGGTTGGGCTGTACACCGGAGAGTTCAACCCATTCGATTTCCGCTGCTTTTAACGATTGAACGACCCGTTCGTACAGGCCGGACTTTTTAATGCTGCCTCCGCCGTAGTGCAATAAAATCTTTTTCGAATAAACTCTCGTCTCAGCGCCCACCCGGCTCTCGACGCCGCGCCCAAAAATAATCTTCGTGGGATTATAATAATCAAAATTTTCCATCGAAAGTCCTCCCTGGTTAGAATCTTTTGCCTGCTGCTTACAGCCTGTGCGATGATTCCGGATATCTTAGTCATTGATTCGTGATGGAAGGATATTCTCCTTTTGAGTTTGACCCAAAATCCTCATCAGGACATCCACGAATTACCATTCATAGTTTTTGACGTACCGGCCATTCTAAATATGGCGGCGGTGGAAACACCTAGCGTCGTATCTGCTGACACAGCGGTCGCTGTTTGACGGCTTGTGAAATCACGACGGCGGGGAACTGCCGGATCCGACTCCAATGGAGTACGTCTGGTATCCGGCACGACTTGCAAAAACTTCAGCAGGCCGCCTTTAATTTTAATTCCCCAAAAATATAAAAAGAAGAGCGCACATCTCCTCCTTTTTCTATCCATCCCATCCATTCTATGGATACAAAAACCTTCTTTAGTCATTGTCTGTTTCGGGTCGCGGATCCAACCAAAGATTTTGGATAATCCGTCGTCCTTCATCATCCACTGCAAACTCTGCATCGGTGACCTGAAATTCCTGACCCAATTCATTCCGGACGTTTAGCCCGATAATCATCTCAGGGAAATATCCCACTTTTTCCAATTCGGACGGGATTTCTCCACTAACCTTCATGGGATCGCCCGGAGCGGCCGTTTCCAGCGCTTGCAT from Hydrogenispora ethanolica includes the following:
- a CDS encoding iron-containing alcohol dehydrogenase, which encodes MENFDYYNPTKIIFGRGVESRVGAETRVYSKKILLHYGGGSIKKSGLYERVVQSLKAAEIEWVELSGVQPNPRLSLVRDGIKLCREQGIDFILAVGGGSVIDSAKAIAVGVPYSGEVWDFFSAKTVPERSLPVGVVLTIPAAGSESSRSSVITNEEGWLKWGLNSDFNRPRFAIMNPELTYSLPPYQTACGAVDIMAHVMERYFTDVPHVDLTDRLCEAVLKTMIRNTQLVMQKPDNYDARAEMMWSGTLAHNDLLSTGRVGDWAVHLIEQELSAIYDVAHGAGLAVVFPAWMKYTLRRNVAKFIQFAVRVWDVEYDFDDPERTAREGIRRLESFYRTIGMPTNLRELQVPDDRLAEMAAKSIKPWLTSVGGVSRFSREDVLAVLELAR